From one Amphiura filiformis chromosome 13, Afil_fr2py, whole genome shotgun sequence genomic stretch:
- the LOC140167592 gene encoding uncharacterized protein, translated as MESENHAELNRIFIWVNRRSLGTIFLKCLSHIPDSQIVSGIFASCFYDGKDREASTHDFSDFPYVYDGSTCTYSWAKSQLEGDYPGTKTLICKDLPSFLSGKHDFIPEGFRHTFLIRHPYRMFQSLKKSSISSYFPTSNLYEIIDTYYKKQFELKEQFHVLKYLQDHPQLADPNPVVIDADDLQNHPASILSQYCEAIGLPFTEDLLRWKPGTDVVKKWKISRQMVTAGLYGGDGSGFYKAAMESSQFLATKKLPERSELSIDALQCADMAMPYYEKLYGMRTIKP; from the coding sequence ATGGAATCTGAAAACCATGCAGAGCTGAATCGCATTTTTATCTGGGTTAACAGGAGATCTCTCGGAACAATATTCCTTAAGTGCCTCAGTCATATCCCAGATTCCCAAATCGTCAGCGGTATTTTTGCGTCTTGTTTCTATGATGGTAAAGACAGAGAAGCAAGCACTCATGATTTCTCAGACTTCCCATATGTTTACGACGGTTCAACTTGTACGTATTCTTGGGCGAAAAGTCAATTGGAAGGTGATTATCCGGGCACTAAAACTCTTATCTGCAAAGATCTTCCATCCTTTTTGAGCGGGAAGCATGACTTCATTCCTGAAGGATTTCGTCACACATTCCTAATTCGCCACCCATATCGAATGTTTCAATCCTTGAAAAAGTCTTCAATTTCCAGCTACTTCCCGACGTCCAATCTTTACGAGATTATAGATACATACTACAAGAAGCAGTTTGAATTGAAAGAACAGTTTCATGTTCTGAAATATCTCCAAGACCACCCGCAATTGGCAGATCCAAATCCAGTTGTGATTGACGCCGATGATCTTCAAAATCACCCCGCATCGATTCTATCTCAGTACTGTGAGGCAATTGGTCTTCCCTTTACCGAGGATCTTCTACGATGGAAACCAGGTACTGACGTTGTCAAAAAATGGAAGATATCACGGCAAATGGTTACTGCAGGTCTATATGGTGGAGATGGGTCGGGATTCTATAAAGCGGCAATGGAGAGTTCGCAGTTTCTAGCAACAAAGAAATTACCAGAGAGATCTGAACTTAGTATTGACGCATTACAATGTGCCGATATGGCGATGCCATACTATGAGAAACTGTACGGTATGCGCACAATTAAACCTTGA